Below is a window of Ornithodoros turicata isolate Travis chromosome 7, ASM3712646v1, whole genome shotgun sequence DNA.
GCGTCCATCTTGGGCTGTGAAAATCGCTCCTGCCGTAATAGAGCGTCGTACCGTCTCGCGTGTTTCTAGCTTCCATCGTCGTTAGATATTCCACTTTTGTGTCGTTTTGTTGAAGGGTCATTGTGAGCTTCAATTATTTGTTAGTAACATAACTGTTGTTGCGTGCAATTTGTCGTAGCGATCGGCAGCATCGCGTCGGCATGGCCTCATCGGCCTCGTCGTCGTCGGGACGGTTGTCTTCGAAGCCTCCAGTGATGGTGGGAGGTAAGTGTTTGTAATTGCATTTCTGTTTACCATGCTCAGGTTTCAATTTTGTCGTTTACGCACAGTAGACATAGCTAGGCCGTCACAAACAATGCGACGGAGGCTTCCTACGTTAATATGGAAGCTCAGCAATAATTATTGCGCCTTTCCGTGACCGTGAATGAGCTTTAGGAATTAACTACAGTGACAAAGTTGTATTTAATGCACGTGTTTGTTGTTCCAGACGGTCAATACTACGCACACCCCGATGACATCTCGGCTTGGACCGACGATCTTCGACTGTGGCCGAACACAACCTCGGGGGACATCGTCTACTATTTGGTGAACTCGAAGGCCTGTGATTTGCAAGATGTTAAAGCGTACAAAAGCCTTGAATCGTATAACTACCTGCAGTGCGGATGGGTAGGGAAGCTGCTGGCACATAAGATAAACAACGACGCTGTGTACGTGCAAGGGGACGTAAGGCCCTCCCAGGCCGTCAACAACAAGCCACATAAAGCGTGGATCTGTGCCAGATACAGTGGTGAAGTTGTAACAGCAGGATGCACGTGTATGGCCGGCAGGGCGAGAGTATGCAGCCACGTCGGTGCGGTATTATGGAAAATTGATCTGGCAGTTTGCAGAGGGCTTACAGGCAGCTCATGCACAGATACTGCTATGCAGTGGAATCAAGGAACGAAGCGAAACGTCGAACCAGCTGTTTTGCAAGATATAACCTTCAGGGTTCAGAAGCGGACAGTTGACAGCGAGGTGAAGCAGGATAGAAGCAAGGATGCCCGGAACAGCCATCCAAAGGGTGAAAAGGCCTTCcaagattttctgaagtcatcGCCATTCTCTTTTCTCTTCAACATCAAAGGTACAGTAGCCCGCTTTGCAAATCAGAATAGCTAGCTGTACACAATTGGGAATGGTGTgacacacaaaacacattatTTCGGACACATAATACATAGCAGGGATAATTTTGTGCAGCTGTACACAATACCAGCTTCATTCTGTTTTGCATCTTGTAATTTACTTTCGCCGCCTCGGTGGCTTGGTTGGTAGCATGCTGGCCTTCGAATGCCAAGGTTGTGGGTCCAATCCTGGCAGAGGCCAGCAGTTCGAAGGCAGTTCGATTGCTTACACACACCCTCCCCGGGAGGGGCGTTAAGCAGTCCTTGTGTGTGTGATTGCACACATGTTAAAGAACCCTAAGGTGGGcagaattaatccacagaccgaccactgcaGCGTCGCTCATGATTGTAGCTGTCTCGGAATTATGATTTACTTTCCCATTGCTAATGTGCATTTTCTTTGCACCCAGGTACACTTCTCTATGACACTATACATGCTTCGTCACGGGAACAAGAggaaagcagcagcagcaaggcACGCCCGTCACCAGCACGAGAAGAAAACAAGGATGAAAGTGAGCAGGACCACAGCAGCCATGACGACTAAGAAAATCTGCCTACCAAATGTGAACCATGCAACAAATTCTTCAACAGCTTTGTTGTTCTTTCAAGTACTGCAGCAGCTGTGCTTGAGCAGCAAACACGCGGGCAGGACACAGAGCTGTGGCATGAAGCGAGACGGTTGAGGCTCACAGCATCAAACGTAAGAAAAGTGCCGAAGAAGGAGACAACCTCATATGAGCGAGCAGCAAACGGTATTGCCAACCCAACATTCTTTGGAAATGCTGCCACAAGACATGGCAGACGGTACGAAGATGCTGCTCGTGACCATTTCATGAGGAGGACTGGCTTAACAGTGGTGAAGTGCGGAACATTCGTGCATGACGATTACCCATGGCTCTCTGCCTCCCCAGATGGACTTATTGAGGCCGAGGATGCCATCCTTGAAGTGAAGTGCCCACATGTTCAAGACTGTAAGGCCATGATTGAAAAAAGGAAATATGACGTCAAACGGACAAGTGAAATGGAATATGTTCTCGCAGAGAATGGCCCAAATGGATATTTCGCACAAGTGCAATTTCAGCTGCTGTGTTCCGGGCGGAAACTGTGCTACTTTTATGTATGGACTGTTAATGACAATGGTGAAGTGACAGACCTAATTGTTAAAGTGTCTCTGGATGCCAACTACCTGGCCCGAAATATTGTGCGACTGCGTAAATTCTATTTTTGTGCACTTCTTCCGATCATTGAGCAGCAGCATAGGAGAGGAAAGTGGGAGCTTAGCACTGTGTACAGAAGGATACTAAAGCTTTGAGTAGCATTAAAGTTTGAAATATTCTAGTCTTGTTTCGATGGATGTTACATGAATAGGGTCGCAGGGAGATGAAGCTACGTAGTACTGTTATTCCTGCATGATACCGTACTAAAAGGTGCAGAAACatttgcaaatttttttttttctggctctcGTATGATCCAATTTGAGGAGACTGAACACGAAAGTTTTGGTGAAAAGCATTTTACTCAACTTGCTGAGCtttcttgtcgcgttgtctaaTCAACGGAGGTTTTAAGTTACATAAGCctgcacacacaaacacaatttTGCTGATCAGTTTCTTTGATTTGATGGGGAGAGGCTGCTGCAGGATGCGGTAGGTTTTGATACGATTAATGGCACGCTCGACGTGGATCCGTACAGATGCAATCCTACGTGTGGAAGTAACATCCTTTTCGCTCAGCTGCTGTTTGCCTGCCaaagagaaaaggaaaccaGTTTTAAAGTAGCCAACAGAAACCAAGCGCAGTTCAGTACATAATTTACTTGGCATGCTTTCTTACCTTTTGTAAACGCAGGCATATTGAGTTTCACACCAGCAACCTGCAAGTGAGTACTAAGGGAAAAACCCCTGTCAGCCATAACTTGATCACCTGGTAAGAAATTGTCCTCTATCCCACAGCTCCTCATGATGTACTTGTCAGACGCTCGGCCTCCGTATGTCTGAGATACGAACATTATCAGTCCATTCGGAGCAATTGCTGTTAGGAATTTTACAGTGTTATGTGCCTTGTAGGCACTGTACGTCTGTGCCCTCGGCATGAGTTTCTTCGGTCGCTGCAGAGTTACCTCGGTGCAGTCAATTATGCAGGTGGTGGCTCCATGCCCGCTTTCCCTGAAACTGGCTGGCATACTTTTCTGTATGTATGAAGCTGGCAACCATTTCACGACACGCTGCATCACCGTGTGAAGCACATCCATTATGTGAGTGATCGTAATGCTCACGCATGGCACAGACACTTTGAATATTCTGGAGAGGTGTCCAAGTAGCAACCCGAGTCGCAACCTCATGAGAGTCATCAACACTTGGTCTTCCAATGTGAGCTGCTTGGTTCTCTTCTTGTCAACTGTAGCAACAGCACGTAATAATTGGTGGAAAGCATCGTAGGACAGTCCAGTGTAGAAGTGGATGTCGTCTTCTGATAAGTTGTCAACCATAGCTCCTTTGTGGTGGTCACTTCGCCGGGCTGGCTTGGCATATGCGTGGTCTGGATCAAGTGCCCTCTCACAAGGTCCCTGTAATGACAATAACAGCATTTCATTATTTCCATGCAGAGTGACATGTTTGGCTTAAGCACGTGTCTGTTCATGCCATGTGTATGAGAGTTCACTGTAGTAGTAGTCATCTCTTTATCAACGGTGAGTTACTTTTGTACATTTGCTTTACACACCTCACTCGACACGCTGTTGGTGCTTTTGACGTCCTCTGCAAGAGGCAGTGCTACTGTGTCCTGCTGGAGAAGGGTTGTTATTACAAGGTGCTAAGAATACAGCAGTTACCAAACGAATGGACCTTGTGACCACTGGCAAACTTTCAGTTGAGTCAATGTGATATGAACCacccacagaaccagtaaccgcccctGGACAGCCGACAAGGGTCCGAGCATCCGCAGCCTAAAGTGAACATCGATTGAACGCCTCCTGGACGCGTTAGATGGGATGCTCCAATGAGTATACGTCAGCAGACGTCCCACGTATATTACCCTGTGGACACCGTGCGCACCCCATCCGCAGTGTGTCCACAAAGAGCCGTTTCAGCATCCCTTTTCGCCTTTCACACTCCAACTCGTTCTTCTCTCCCGGTCTGTCGTCTGACTGCGTCGCCGCCTAGAGcagaaatctgcgcagaaggcttATTTTTTCCGCAACGCGCAGAAGAGAGAGTCACGTGATGCCATAGCCTGttgtgcggatgatttcaaacgcCGCTGGAGACGCTGGAGAAACATGGCGGCGTCTGGAATGGCTCGGAGTAATACGGTAATTTTCAACGCGAACAGCACCAGTACAACTTGAATTTTGTGAAGAGTTAGGAGCATATGCCTTGTACGTAACGGATTCTCCATCGGGGGCCAATGTCTATGACCCAAATGCAGGTAAACGGCCGTGGTGCCTTTGCTTCCTAGCGCTCGCGTTTAAGACTCATTTGTTCTTCAAGTCGCTTTAGCCCACTGGCTAGtgaaaaaaaatgcaatcgatcctagccatggaggaaggaaacacaggagcggcccttccaactttttgccattgggacgggcgtgccagcttcgcactgcattctgggatgctcctgtctaccatgtgaccgctcacgtgaccccaagagcatgcgcaggccagctcccaaagcagacgatggGACGACGGGAGccgtgattgtcttgcagttcagatatctgcattgtgacgaacgccgcgcgtccagctttatttgtgtgttcggaggtttactcttggtttacccttctactacaagaccggtcagggtctgcaggacaaccacgcaggactagaaacatcattcgcggcagcgatgtttgtgtgacgacgtggccgcgttttgtgtgtttgttgctgaagtggtaaagcatgccagtaatcaactttgtacaacgatggaggaaatcaattgaatctgcagctgtagcacagcttgcaaaggaacgattgaagatgactctctcacagacaggggtacgaaacaaccggtgaagtacgtgcttacgaaggaaacgttattcccgtgacacagctgctttctgttgaacgacagccgcaaccgcggtaagaacacgttaacaaaacgttgtttccgcagtggtgctcacattttaagagtaagtgactttggaaaagcataaaagcacgaaaagcagcgcgagcaacaaagcgttgccaaaccgaaactttagagaggatcacgtggtggacaggaagtaatggcggttttgacaggagcgaccgccagaggggtcccacggaaatctgctcgaaacggccgctcctgtgtttccttcctccatgatccTAGCTGAGCTTGTAATATAGGCATATTAGCATTGCgtgctacttttattttgtggttCATTCACTGTGTTCTTGATGTTCTTTCAGGCATAAAGGGCTATACCGCTTAGCATCGGTCATTCATTGCTGCGTGCGTCTCAGCGTCTCACAGAGAGTGTGGAGTGTTTTCTCTATGAGCAGTCTTGGAATTATTTACTGTCTTATGCGTTACAGGTAAGAATGTTAGGTAAACGAGAAGTACGGCCAAACGCTGATATGCGTATGTGCCATAGGCAGAGACCAATGATGCCTGATTATGTCTGTTgtttttatcagtgtgcctcGGTGGCAGAACTTGGCCAATGAGTTACAGAGGCcggaagacacagaaaggaacaatatCAAGACACCGGTAGCCATTCACAAGACGTGAAGGAGCGTGAGGATACAGTTGCGTCGGTTTCATGCAAGATGCCAACTAATTATACGGCGAGTAacatggatgtttttttttcttttctagatAACGTGGTGATATGGTGATCACGATCTGTATGAACTGGAATGATCTGGATATGGCGCCTTGTCACGTGTTTTCATTATTTGTACTGCTTATGTGCCAGCAGGCATGTACGaatgcacatgtaaataaagtccacatagaaataaagtattttggTTGCACACTTGCGTCCTTCTGTTCATCTCATGATTAAAATTGCGATATTTCCATAGCCGCGCGATACCTATAGGGCCGAGATAGAGATCCTCCACAGGTCCCTCGAAGATCCGCATCGGCGGTcctacgacgtccatttcgcataattttctcttgattagcacggtagtacgggcgtagttaaaacgtaatcgggagcaaatgtgtacgttcgtGAGACGTACCCAACATCCACATCCcgacgttcgctggatgttgaCGGGCGGTTAATGGTTCTGTGGGCAGTTAGTTAGTACATATCCCATGCAGATGGCTACTGATTACACTGAATTGAACCCACCTCAGTGCCTTGACCAGAGGCGCTAAGAGTAACATTTGCTCCCACTTGGCATTGTGATTCCAAGAATAGTGATGCTTGTGGAGGTACCTGAAGTGGGAAAACGGGCACAGTGTGAAGGCTGCAGCAGACAGTGGGCACGCATTTCGTCAGTTAGAAACTATTGCATCCTCTCTACAGAAATCATATGTTGTCTCCCAATTATCTTGTCAGCAGTTAAAGACTGCTGCCCATTTTGCCAAGTGCTTTGTGTGTACCCCCTGCTGTAATATTCTAGAAAGTATTATTGATCTGTCATCCGTACTGTGCACGACACAAAAACACCTAAGGCAACTCTTACGTAGACAGCTGATCAAAACAAACCTCAGCGGTGGTAGGAACTTCCTGGAGCTCCTCAGCTGGCAGTCTGGGTAGTGGTTCCTCTGCTTGTCCCTGCACCGCACCGTACGGCTGTGGCTATAATTTGTTTCAGACAAGTAATGGTGTGTTTACTCGGAAACAAAAATTTATAAAAATTGATAGAGACGACTGCTGACCTCCATGTTGCCGCTTTCAGCAGGCTCTCCAGCCTCAAGTTCACCTTCCGTCGACAGCGACGCATCTGCCGCAGCTTGGCTCACGTCTTCGTCCTTCTGTATGATTGTTATTAACCGGGGTGAGATATTAATGATGAACAGTAGAGTAGGGTAGAGCCTCAAGAGCAAAATTGAAAAATTACACACACCTTTTGCTTCCTTGGTGGCTCGTAGTCCATCCTAAGTAGACGGCGGCGTCCCACCAACACCTAGAAATCGTCAACATGTacgtgtgtgtattgtcatcaggTAAGGAACCTGCCTAAACTAGAGGCAGGCCAGTACgtctgtattggcatcggagcggaagaccagccacacagactggccaCCCGAACTTCAATATTAGCACATACACAAGCAAAAGAACACATACCTTTCTGGGGTATCCCATCTTGACCATGGGCACTGGATTTAGCGGTGTGCGCTTTCCGTCCACAAAATGATCGGAGCATACCCGggccgacgacgacgacggtgaAAAGTCCTTGCGATTCATTGATACCACCCACTGATGCTGTAGCTGTTTGTCTGCAGGAAAACGGTGTAGCAGAAACATGCCACAGCCGCACTCTTCCCGCCTAACGTCGTGCTCGGCACAGATTTCTTGAGAGAGGATCTTCCGTTTTCTTTGGTTGTTGGTGCATCCAAAAACAACACAGTGGTGCCCGGACGACCCGTCGTGAGTGTACGGCATCTTAGTACCACACGGGTCATGCGACTTGACGCGATGAACTTACTTCAAACAGTTgaaaagcacacgcacacaAGCAAACGCCATAAGAGATGCGGCAGCTTCACAGcccgaaaggaagaaagaagccCGCTAAGTCCCTGGTTCATGGATATTTTCTCTCTCCCCCGCTGACCCCAATAAAACGGTCTATAGGGACGAACCTTAATCGCATATGGGACTGTCCTGGCAAACCACTGCACCGCATCACTTGGTTATTATGAGTAAAGGCCGAACCGCATGATGCGTTTCTCAGGAGTCACCAGTTGCCTTTGTCAATCGGAAATTGGCCCCAGGGCCATCAGGTTAGGCCATCTGGCCATTTCAATTACCGGAACACCCTATTGATAGAGTCCTGCACGACCCCCTCTTGTTGCGGATGGCGGGTATCGTGAGGGTAGTGGGTACGGTGTGGGCGTCATCGTTGACGGGGGAGCGGCCAGCGGGGCGGGCGCGGTGCATTTTACCAAAACACTATTACAAAGAGCTCCGAGTTGCTCAATTTCTTACGTGTCTGTTATAGAGTCTCTTGAAATATGACCTAAAATGTCGCTCACAAGGGCGCGACACATACACAAAGCTTTCGGGTACAACAGCGCCTGCGTGTCCGTCCTTGTCTATGTCGCGTTTGTGTATTATCATGCCTCAAGCCACACACCAACACGTATTTTCACCTTCTTGCCTTCCTGCGCTGCTCTTGTACAGAAAACCATACACACAGACACATCTAATCATCATGTATAGACCAGGGAGTACTCTGAGTTTACCGGGTATCCGCACCAGCGGCTTTTTCGGGCGAGACCTCGGTGGAGGCGCGACGGCGGGTGAGgttttgcgaaaaaaaaatatgcgggTTGCAGGCGGATGCGAGTCTCATTTTGTAACGGGACGCGGGTTGCGGGTCGGGTGCATATTTGAACCTGGAGGTACGGGTCGTATGCGGGTCAGATAATTCCGACCCGCGCAGGACTCTACCTATAGAAGTCAACCCACGGTATTGCTCGGGTGGACAGCGCTCGGAATCAGGAGATTGTTGCGGATGTTAAAAACGCAATTCTTGTGTGAGCGTCCGCAATGCAGCATGGATGCGCGACAGATTAATAAAGATGTCAACTGAAATACTGGTTGCATTCGCTCCGTGTATTTGGGTGCCTTCTGAACAGCGGAACAGACATTTACAACAATCGGCCTTATCTGTACGCATCGCAACAGCATCTTTTTCGCTACGAGGTCCTATCGCGTAAGCACCTCCGTTTTAGCACGGTGAGCACTTGTAAACGCGGTGTCAAGCCATCTGGAGTTTAGTTCACTGAAAGAGTACGGAAACGCTCGCATGGAACGCCGTCCACGCAACGTTTTGGAAACCATGGATGCAGCTTGCGAGAACGTCGCTTGCCGCTGAGAGAAGCTGGACGTTCTGCGGCTCGAAGAAAGCTGTACGTGGTGGAGTCTTAACACCCGCCTACAATTGCCTACCATGGCGCTACCagatatacgagggtggttctaTAAGTTTCCGGcgcgaggtagaaaatgcgcgcgaatttgaaaatgcgattaaggacgcgtggcgccatttgttggagggccggagcaccaccctcaaccctctccatacttttgtcggttggagagcggcatttcaaacagccagggtgcacgcTTCAGTTAAAATGG
It encodes the following:
- the LOC135400439 gene encoding uncharacterized protein LOC135400439, which translates into the protein MASSASSSSGRLSSKPPVMVGDGQYYAHPDDISAWTDDLRLWPNTTSGDIVYYLVNSKACDLQDVKAYKSLESYNYLQCGWVGKLLAHKINNDAVYVQGDVRPSQAVNNKPHKAWICARYSGEVVTAGCTCMAGRARVCSHVGAVLWKIDLAVCRGLTGSSCTDTAMQWNQGTKRNVEPAVLQDITFRVQKRTVDSEVKQDRSKDARNSHPKGEKAFQDFLKSSPFSFLFNIKGTLLYDTIHASSREQEESSSSKARPSPAREENKDESEQDHSSHDD
- the LOC135400441 gene encoding uncharacterized protein LOC135400441: MVDNLSEDDIHFYTGLSYDAFHQLLRAVATVDKKRTKQLTLEDQVLMTLMRLRLGLLLGHLSRIFKVSVPCVSITITHIMDVLHTVMQRVVKWLPASYIQKSMPASFRESGHGATTCIIDCTEVTLQRPKKLMPRAQTYSAYKAHNTVKFLTAIAPNGLIMFVSQTYGGRASDKYIMRSCGIEDNFLPGDQVMADRGFSLSTHLQVAGVKLNMPAFTKGKQQLSEKDVTSTRRIASVRIHVERAINRIKTYRILQQPLPIKSKKLISKIVFVCAGLCNLKPPLIRQRDKKAQQVE